GCCGGGCCGTCCGGAGAGAGCCTTCGGACCGAGGAATGAGACGAGGAATGAGGCGTGCTCACTCCGCCCTGAACCAGAACGCCGTTCTCCAGAAGGGCGATTCCTCCACCGCCGGATCATGACCGCACATCCGCTCACGCAGCGCCGCCACGGCGGCGCGGGCCACCTCCCGGTCGTCCGCGCCCAGCTCGGCGCTGCGCTCGGCTATCAGTCCGAGCAGGGCGGCCAGACCGGGCAGCGACGAGGCCGCGGCGCCCTGATAACCGGCGCCGTGGTCCCAGCCGTTGGGGTCGTAGTGGTCGATGCCGCCGACTTCACCGTCGAGCATCAGCATCTGGTCGCCACAACTGCCGAACGAGAAGCAGAAGTTGACCGGGTCCGAGTCATCGTCCGGGTAGCGCTCCCCGTACAGCTCGTCGGCGTCGAAGGGGTGCAGCGCATCGCCGTCGTCCGCCAGCAGATGCGTCGCGTCGAACCCGATGGCGTCGATCCGGACCGCGGGAAATCCGACGGTGGTCAGGAACTCCCGCGACTGCCGGTGGGTCAGCTCCTCGGGCAACTCGGCCTCGGCGGGCCGCCAGAGCGAGCCCGCCCCGAACCGCTCCTCCAGCCAGGCCGCGTCCGGTGCCAGTGGGATGTCCTCGGCAGTCGTGGTCATGGCGCCCTTCCCCGCACACCGATCGGCACTCCGCCGATCTCCTGCACCCAGCAGACCACAGGGGTCTGACAACGGGCCCTCACCACTCGATCCGGTAGCCCGTCAGCCAGTTGTCCGCCCCCGCGCCGCCCCGCTCGGCGGCCTCCGGGCGGGACGGACGGCCGGGGGTGCCCGAGGCGGTGAGCTTGGCCATCCCTGCGCTGGCCGCGACGACCTGCTCCACCCGCTCCCGGCGCAACTGCTCGTAGGCGGCGAAGGCGCTGTGCGGATCGGGCCGGTCGCGCAGGCACTTGGCGAGGACGATGCCGTCTTCGATGGCCATGGACGCGCCCTGGGCGGCGTTGG
This genomic stretch from Streptomyces nigrescens harbors:
- a CDS encoding SUKH-4 family immunity protein, with product MTTTAEDIPLAPDAAWLEERFGAGSLWRPAEAELPEELTHRQSREFLTTVGFPAVRIDAIGFDATHLLADDGDALHPFDADELYGERYPDDDSDPVNFCFSFGSCGDQMLMLDGEVGGIDHYDPNGWDHGAGYQGAAASSLPGLAALLGLIAERSAELGADDREVARAAVAALRERMCGHDPAVEESPFWRTAFWFRAE